One part of the Strix aluco isolate bStrAlu1 chromosome 27, bStrAlu1.hap1, whole genome shotgun sequence genome encodes these proteins:
- the CELA1 gene encoding chymotrypsin-like elastase family member 1, producing the protein MIPGCDSARPRADLEEGFSADGTARTHHSILPERLLPAPGHEISSLPWFSSSPTTVAATSIAISFIVGTRPPLEVAWGSCSSPPSPSAVRLRGKSLASLADDDPPVGIDPPRTLSPAGRCSEQDLDGVQRVVGGSEARSHAWPSQISLQYYSGGSWHHTCGGSLIQRNWVMTAAHCVDRNMNFRVVAGEHNLNRNDGSEQVFSVSKIIINPSWNSNNAAGGYDIALLRLASYATLNSYVQLAVLPQQGSILPNDYPCYITGWGLTRTNGQLSSVLLQAYLPVVDYQICSSPSYWGSTVKPTMVCAGGDGVRSGCQGDSGGPLHCAVNGQYQVHGVTSFVSSLGCNVARKPTVFTRVSAYISWINNVRRQQGLGGHGLRPGTVVAPMYQLYPGSAQPVPFFCFQVIAQN; encoded by the exons ATGATTCCTGGGTGTGATTCTGCTCGTCCTCGTGCTGATCTGGAGGAGGGTTTTTCCGCGGATGGCACAGCTCGAACACACCACAGCATCCTCCCAGAGAGGCTCTTGCCAGCGCCCGGGCACGAgatctcctccctcccctggtTTTCTTCAAGCCCAACTACTGTAGCTGCCACTTCCATTGCCATTTCATTTATAGTGGGGACCAGACCCCCCCTGGAAGTGGCGTGGGG CTCGTGCTCCTCGCCGCCCTCGCCCTCTGCGGTGCGTCTCCGCGGGAAGTCACTGGCCTCGTTGGCTGATGACGACCCCCCAGTTGGGATTGACCCCCCCCGCACCCTCTCTCCCGCAGGACGCTGCTCCGAGCAGGATCTCGATGGGGTGCAACGGGTGGTCGGTGGGTCCGAGGCGCGCTCACACGCCTGGCCTTCCCAG atCTCCCTCCAGTATTACTCTGGTGGCAGCTGGCATCACACCTGTGGAGGGTCCCTCATCCAGAGAAACTGGGTGATGACCGCAGCCCATTGCGTGGATCG TAACATGAACTTCCGCGTCGTGGCCGGCGAGCACAACCTCAACAGGAACGACGGCAGCGAGCAGGTCTTCAGCGTGAGCAAGATCATCATCAATCCCTCCTGGAACAGCAACAACGCCGCCGGGGG CTACGACATCGCCCTGCTCCGCCTGGCCAGCTACGCCACCTTGAACAGTTACGTGCAGCTGGCAGTCCTGCCCCAGCAGGGATCCATCCTGCCCAACGACTACCCCTGCTACATCACAGGCTGGGGGCTCACCCGCA CCAACGGGCAGCTCTCCAGCGTCTTGCTGCAGGCGTACCTGCCCGTGGTGGACTACCAGATCTGCTCCAGCCCCTCTTACTGGGGCTCCACCGTCAAGCCCACCATGGTCTGTGCCGGCGGTGACGGCGTACGCTCCGGCTGCCAG GGTGATTCGGGCGGTCCCCTCCACTGCGCGGTGAACGGGCAGTACCAGGTCCACGGCGTCACCAGCTTCGTCTCCAGCCTGGGCTGCAACGTCGCACGCAAACCCACCGTCTTCACCCGCGTCTCTGCCTACATCTCCTGGATAAACAACGTAAGGCGACAGCAGGGCTTGGGCGGCCACGGGCTGAGACCTGGCACTGTCGTTGCACCGATGTACCAGCTCTATCCCGGCTCGGCTCAACCGGtgcctttcttctgcttccaGGTGATAGCCCAGAACTGA
- the BIN2 gene encoding bridging integrator 2 gives MAEGKSGGAGLFAKQVQKRFSRAQEKVLQKLGKTVETKDEQFEQSAYNFHLQQNEGNKLYKDLKAFLGAVKVMHESSRKVAETLQEIYSTDWDGHEELRAIADSNDLLWDDYEAKLADQALRLMENYLAQFGDFKERIAKRGRKLVDYDSARHHLEALQSAKKKDEAKIAKAEEEFNKAQAVFEDLNRDLREELPVLYGSRIACYVTIFQNISNLRDVFYKEMSKLNRDLYEVMSKLDKQHSSKVFIVKGVSSNRRSLVISSPVSPPAMFPCPGKAPDWQPVAEAEATAGPPGMGSGAIDATSNGELGATIPGPPPASPASGGSLSETASVSSEEAPELGPGPEAPSREQGTSVAATEPGADFPGLADSQGREPAGVASGAQAEAEGIATSLASLILAEAIAQATSTAPPEPERATAGLEASKAPATAGDPRQPDGAVPNGEGQVHPREPPALAPPSPAAEAPACPSPGGRREPSGLGGATGGHSDSEESVEVVDVQPKVAKTQMGLDLALDVASSGCTKGGGSPSSSPAQERGCSRAQEQDTSQDASRDPPPAATPSQDPTETLTSL, from the exons ATGGCAGAGGGCAAGAGCGGGGGAGCCGGGCTTTTCGCCAAGCAGGTCCAGAAACGCTTCAGCCGGGCGCAGGAGAAG GTTTTGCAGAAATTGGGCAAAACGGTGGAAACCAAAGATGAGCAGTTCGAGCAAAGCGCCTACAACTTCCATCTGCAGCAG aatgaaggcAATAAACTCTACAAAGACCTCAAGGCTTTCCTCGGCGCGGTGAAAG TGATGCACGAGAGCTCCCGGAAAGTGGCCGAAACGCTGCAGGAGATTTACAGCACCGACTGGGACGGTCACGAGGAGCTGAGAGCCATCGCAGAT AGCAATGACCTCCTGTGGGACGACTACGAGGCAAAGCTGGCTGACCAAGCCCTGCGGTTGATGGAGAACTACCTGGCTCAGTTTGGTGACTTTAAG GAGCGCATCGCCAAGAGGGGCCGTAAGCTGGTGGACTACGACAGCGCCCGGCATCACCTGGAAGCTCTGCAAAGCGCCAAGAAAAAGGACGAGGCGAAAATTGCCAAG GCTGAGGAAGAGTTTAATAAAGCCCAAGCGGTGTTTGAAGACCTGAACAGGGACCTTCGGGAGGAGCTGCCGGTTCTGTACGGCAG CCGCATCGCCTGCTACGTGACCATCTTCCAGAACATCTCCAACCTCCGCGACGTCTTCTACAAGGAGATGAGCAAG CTCAACCGTGACCTCTACGAGGTGATGAGCAAACTGGACAAGCAGCACTCCAGCAAAGTCTTCATCGTTAAAGGCGTCTCCAG CAACCGGCGCTCCCTGGTCATCTCCTCACCCGTGAGCCCCCCGGCCATGTTCCCCTGCCCGGGGAAGGCTCCAGACTGGCAGCCCGTGGCGGAAGCGGAGGCAACAGCGGGGCCCCCCGGGATGGGCAGCGGTGCCATCGACGCCACCTCCAACGGGGAACTGGGTGCCACCATCCCCGGCCCGCCACCGGCTTCGCCCGCCAGCGGTGGGTCCCTGTCGGAGACGGCGTCAGTGTCCAGCGAGGAGGCCCCAGAGCTCGGCCCTGGCCCCGAAGCTCCGTCCCGTGAGCAAGGGACGTCGGTGGCAGCCACGGAGCCGGGCGCCGACTTCCCCGGGCTCGCTGACAGCCAGGGTCGGGAGCCGGCGGGGGTGGCCAGCGGGGCACAGGCAGAGGCCGAGGGCATCGCCACCTCCCTGGCATCGCTGATTTTAGCCGAGGCCATTGCCCAGGCCACCAGCACCGCGCCACCGGAGCCAGAAAGAGCCACGGCGGGGCTGGAGGCGAGCAAGGCCCCAGCCACCGCAGGGGACCCCCGTCAGCCGGACGGCGCAGTCCCCAACGGCGAGGGCCAGGTGCATCCCAGGGAGCCACCAGCcctggccccccccagccctgcagccgaGGCACCGGCGTGTCCGTCCCCGGGCGGCAGGCGGGAGCCGAGCGGGCTCGGCGGGGCCACAGGCGGACACAGCGACTCCGAGGAGAGCGTGGAGGTGGTGGATGTCCAGCCAAAGGTGGCCAAAACTCAG ATGGGGCTGGATCTGGCCCTCGACGTGGCATCAAGCGGCTGCACCAAGGGCGGTGGTtccccctccagctccccagccCAG GAGCGAGGCTGTTCCAGGGCACAGGAGCaggacacaagccaggatgcgaGTCGGGACCCCCCACCAGCAGCAACCCCCTCCCAGGACCCCACCGAGACTCTCACCTCCCTGTGA